Proteins encoded together in one Marinobacter sp. Arc7-DN-1 window:
- the tnpB gene encoding IS66 family insertion sequence element accessory protein TnpB (TnpB, as the term is used for proteins encoded by IS66 family insertion elements, is considered an accessory protein, since TnpC, encoded by a neighboring gene, is a DDE family transposase.), whose product MIRIDEIWLATEPLDMRAGPDKALARVIQVFGSARPHCAYLFANKRGNRMKVLIHDGLGIWLCARRLNRGKFHWGETWRGEQLRLTEEQLSALVQGLPWQRLGAEGVISIL is encoded by the coding sequence ATGATCCGCATCGACGAGATCTGGCTGGCTACTGAGCCGCTGGATATGCGGGCGGGGCCCGACAAGGCCCTGGCCCGGGTTATTCAGGTGTTCGGTTCAGCCAGGCCGCATTGCGCCTATCTGTTCGCCAACAAACGGGGCAACCGGATGAAGGTGCTGATCCACGATGGTCTGGGTATCTGGCTGTGTGCCCGCCGGCTGAACCGGGGCAAATTCCACTGGGGCGAAACCTGGCGCGGTGAGCAACTGCGCCTGACCGAAGAGCAGTTGTCCGCCCTGGTTCAGGGCCTGCCCTGGCAACGCCTTGGTGCGGAAGGAGTCATCTCCATCCTGTAA
- the tnpA gene encoding IS66-like element accessory protein TnpA encodes MNDLSVTKPYQRRRRFSREFKAQIVAQCLEPGASVSRISLDNGLNANMVRRWISEARRAPKAPATTPGFVPVNLPTVASAQSNQSVPDKRSTIRIEIPRAGSAVVVEWPAEQAHQCAALLRDLLG; translated from the coding sequence ATGAACGACTTAAGCGTAACCAAACCCTACCAGCGCCGTCGCCGGTTTTCCCGGGAATTCAAAGCCCAGATAGTTGCTCAATGTCTGGAGCCCGGTGCCTCCGTTTCTCGAATCTCACTGGATAACGGTCTCAATGCCAACATGGTCCGGCGCTGGATCAGCGAGGCGCGGCGAGCGCCGAAAGCGCCTGCGACAACACCTGGATTCGTGCCAGTCAATCTGCCAACAGTGGCCTCTGCACAGAGCAATCAATCAGTCCCAGACAAGCGTAGCACCATCCGCATCGAGATTCCCCGCGCCGGCAGTGCGGTTGTGGTGGAGTGGCCTGCGGAGCAGGCCCATCAATGTGCTGCCCTGTTGCGGGATCTGTTGGGATGA
- a CDS encoding tyrosine-type recombinase/integrase, which yields MYRPIQWYLWSADNKPECGFSEIYAQELEALELPGNPKGEAVRMEDPESGPLHKSLELPLLINAVKSDEGRSLEYLQQRVVVALSIAFGRNPANLTFLRESDFECLVPGGEDPCYIIRMPRIKKRLVNPRDDLLDEYLDPHFGAMIEQLIETSKLVPLSIADRAFVNPGERPLLINRNGNKAAILSKDIDNAFNLTSSDISRLLSAFVKRHNIISPLTGELLHVTPRRLRYTLATGLAAEGISKRELARILDHTDTQHVNVYFEMAGKIVEHLDKATAKGFSKYLSFFRGRLIDSDEDAVNGERDDKHLTFVDDQNPADQADIGVCGESSVCHLDPPYSCYLCPKFQPYRHADHEHVLDCLLAGREERLKKYENARLGIQLDEVIAAVAQVAKLCEKGAHNV from the coding sequence ATGTACAGGCCCATACAGTGGTACCTTTGGAGCGCGGACAACAAGCCAGAATGTGGCTTTTCGGAAATTTATGCGCAAGAACTTGAGGCATTAGAGTTGCCAGGGAATCCGAAAGGTGAGGCTGTTCGGATGGAAGATCCTGAAAGTGGTCCTCTACACAAGTCTCTTGAGCTACCTCTGTTAATCAATGCAGTTAAATCGGATGAGGGGCGATCATTAGAGTATTTGCAGCAGAGGGTTGTGGTTGCCCTATCCATAGCATTTGGACGCAACCCAGCTAACTTAACCTTTCTGCGTGAGTCTGATTTTGAATGTCTGGTTCCCGGAGGTGAGGACCCCTGCTACATCATTCGCATGCCGAGAATTAAAAAGCGACTTGTGAACCCAAGAGATGATCTTTTAGATGAATATCTCGATCCGCATTTTGGTGCCATGATTGAGCAGCTGATAGAAACCAGTAAGTTGGTTCCGCTGAGCATTGCAGATAGGGCCTTTGTGAATCCGGGAGAGCGACCATTGCTTATTAACAGGAATGGAAACAAAGCCGCCATTTTATCCAAAGACATTGATAACGCATTTAATCTGACAAGCAGCGATATATCGCGTTTGCTTAGTGCGTTCGTAAAACGCCATAACATTATCTCGCCGCTTACTGGCGAATTATTGCATGTCACGCCAAGGCGGCTGCGCTATACCTTAGCAACGGGTCTGGCTGCTGAGGGAATCAGTAAGCGTGAGCTGGCCAGAATACTGGATCATACCGATACCCAGCACGTGAATGTCTATTTTGAGATGGCTGGAAAAATAGTTGAACACCTAGACAAAGCAACGGCGAAAGGTTTCTCGAAGTACCTCAGTTTTTTCAGAGGCAGGCTAATCGATAGTGATGAAGATGCCGTCAATGGTGAGCGAGATGACAAGCATCTAACGTTTGTAGATGATCAAAACCCTGCCGATCAAGCGGATATTGGTGTATGTGGTGAATCCAGTGTCTGCCATCTTGATCCCCCTTACTCATGTTATTTGTGCCCCAAGTTTCAGCCATATCGACATGCTGATCATGAGCATGTCCTGGACTGCTTGCTGGCCGGTCGCGAAGAGCGTTTAAAAAAGTACGAAAATGCGCGATTGGGCATACAGCTTGACGAGGTGATCGCTGCGGTCGCACAAGTGGCCAAACTCTGTGAGAAGGGAGCGCACAATGTCTGA